One region of Tamandua tetradactyla isolate mTamTet1 chromosome 6, mTamTet1.pri, whole genome shotgun sequence genomic DNA includes:
- the FOXH1 gene encoding forkhead box protein H1, whose translation MGPCSHPGTGPLRAESSLQPPKRRKKRYLRHDKPPYTYLAMIALVIQAAPSRRLKLAQIIRQVQAAFPFFRDDYDGWKDSIRHNLSSNPCFRKVPKDPAKPQAKGNFWAVDVSLIPAEALRLQNTALCRRWQNRGQRRTFAKDLGPYVLHGRPYRPPTPPSAPSEGFSIKSLLGNPGDRAPWPRLASQGSPVPAHSREEAGPTPPPPSSERPLWPHCPLQGPTGEGQTSQWGNTQPSPLSPEPRAWPLHFLQGTPDPGALPGGGHRDPLWGQLPTSYSPIYTPNVVMPFASLPPSSCPQCPPTNSQSYWRVAPETRGPPGLLWDLDTLFQGVPPNKSIYDVWVSHPRDLAAPGPGWLLSWYSL comes from the exons ATGGGGCCCTGCAGCCATCCAGGCACTGGTCCCCTGAGGGCAGAGTCGTCCCTCCAGCCCCccaagaggaggaagaagaggtacCTGCGGCATGACAAGCCCCCCTACACCTACTTGGCCATGATTGCCTTGGTGATCCAGGCTGCGCCCTCCCGCAGGCTGAAGCTGGCCCAG ATCATCCGTCAGGTCCAGGCCGCGTTTCCCTTCTTCAGGGACGACTACGACGGCTGGAAGGACTCCATCCGCCACAACCTCTCCTCCAACCCATGCTTCCGCAAG GTGCCCAAGGACCCTGCGAAGCCCCAGGCCAAGGGTAACTTCTGGGCGGTCGACGTGAGCCTGATCCCAGCTGAGGCACTGCGGCTGCAGAACACGGCCCTGTGCCGGCGCTGGCAGAACAGGGGCCAGCGCCGCACCTTCGCCAAGGACTTGGGCCCCTACGTGCTGCACGGCAGGCCTTACCGGCCACCCACCCCTCCGTCGGCGCCCAGTGAGGGCTTCAGCATCAAGTCCCTGCTAGGGAACCCCGGGGACAGGGCACCCTGGCCCCGGCTGGCATCACAGGGAAGTCCAGTCCCAGCCCATTCTCGGGAGGAGGCAGGGCCCACTCCACCGCCTCCCTCCTCTGAGAGACCTCTTTGGCCCCACTGCCCCCTCCAGGGGCCCACAGGAGAGGGGCAGACTTCCCAGTGGGGAAACACTCAGCCCTCACCCCTCTCCCCAGAACCCAGAGCCTGGCCCCTGCACTTTCTGCAGGGTACTCCAGACCCCGGGGCACTGCCTGGCGGGGGCCACAGGGACCCGCTCTGGGGGCAGCTGCCCACCTCCTACTCACCCATCTACACTCCCAATGTGGTAATGCCCTTTGCCTCACTCCCaccctcctcctgcccccagTGCCCACCCACAAATAGCCAGTCCTACTGGCGGGTGGCCCCTGAAACCCGTGGGCCCCCAGGGCTGCTCTGGGATCTAGACACCCTCTTCCAGGGTGTGCCACCCAACAAAAGCATCTACGACGTGTGGGTTAGCCACCCTCGGGACCTGGCAGCCCCGGGCCCAGGTTGGCTACTCTCCTGGTACAGCCTCTGA